One window of Paludibacter propionicigenes WB4 genomic DNA carries:
- a CDS encoding FecR family protein, whose protein sequence is METGRIQYLLKKYLSQNCNSDEKKELNLLINSLQDEDLKAEFRALWTNYSSELTLSEEDSQDILANILSEKKNLNLDQRRTNRRSVYLRAISVAASLLILVSIGIYVRKNKGLNESGAVIAKAVLVSPDKATTYTRTIVLPDGSSVVLHAGSTIDYPRTFGGKTREITLVGEAYFDVKHDSQRPFIIHTGAVKTTVLGTAFDIKAWPDHKNIIVSVTRGKVRVENDKKVLAVLTINQQINYDVQNTTAKQHKVNSDEIVSSWAKQDLDFDGATFESIAQVLSKRYGKDISIGNVQLAKTQIVSSFAGTESLENILDVLCTINSDAQFEEKNNEIIISNKN, encoded by the coding sequence ATGGAAACAGGTAGAATTCAGTACTTATTGAAAAAGTATCTTTCTCAGAATTGTAACTCCGACGAGAAAAAAGAACTTAATTTATTGATTAATTCCTTGCAGGATGAAGATCTTAAAGCTGAGTTTCGGGCACTCTGGACTAATTATTCTTCTGAACTGACTTTGTCGGAAGAAGATTCGCAGGATATATTAGCTAATATTCTATCCGAAAAGAAAAATCTGAATCTGGATCAACGAAGAACTAACAGGCGTTCTGTTTACCTCAGGGCTATCTCCGTGGCAGCTTCATTGCTAATTCTGGTTTCAATCGGAATTTACGTTCGGAAGAATAAGGGTTTGAACGAATCAGGTGCTGTAATAGCCAAAGCTGTTCTGGTTTCGCCCGACAAGGCAACTACCTATACACGTACTATTGTTTTACCTGACGGAAGTAGTGTGGTTTTACATGCCGGTAGTACTATTGACTATCCGAGGACATTTGGAGGGAAAACCCGCGAGATAACTCTAGTTGGTGAAGCTTACTTTGATGTGAAGCACGACTCCCAAAGACCATTTATTATTCATACAGGCGCTGTAAAAACCACCGTTTTGGGAACTGCCTTTGATATTAAGGCCTGGCCTGATCACAAGAATATTATAGTTTCTGTAACCCGTGGAAAGGTTCGGGTGGAGAATGATAAGAAAGTATTAGCTGTGTTGACCATTAACCAGCAGATTAACTACGATGTTCAGAATACAACGGCTAAACAACACAAAGTTAATAGTGATGAGATTGTTAGTAGTTGGGCGAAACAAGATCTTGACTTTGATGGAGCAACATTTGAATCGATTGCTCAGGTGTTGAGTAAACGTTATGGAAAAGATATATCTATTGGTAATGTTCAATTAGCCAAAACGCAAATTGTATCTTCATTTGCCGGTACAGAATCTCTGGAAAATATACTTGATGTGCTTTGTACTATTAACTCCGATGCACAATTTGAAGAGAAAAATAATGAAATTATTATATCGAATAAAAATTAA
- a CDS encoding SusC/RagA family TonB-linked outer membrane protein, producing the protein MKKKIIQAVYTLDFLGKLVDLSSAINFKRKRFYVLLCLMLAGQLFFTTTGYAQSLETKITFELHDKTLQQGLNELAKRSGFRVAYTLPQVSSYTNITVPKDNRTVRETLGLLLANTSLTYTLKGKSILVFEKARAKSTSDNSKFLLFGTVTDLESDPLPGVSVRVRGSDKGTITDENGRYSIEVEKGDIILLSYIGFNPREIMAKTDGEFNVSLTPNQISLSEVSVVSTGYQTLPKERATGSFGTISAKDLGKSSNANILQRIEGLVPGMQISLTGGDRSFDYNTNGKSISSDVRTVGATDYNVIIRGSSTFSGEKFPLLVVDGAISEMDISNFNPNDIENITVLKDAAAASIWGVRAANGVIVLTTKKGVMNHAPQINFSSSFMVADKPDLGYLKTMNSAQQLSYEKELVDRGFITSMPATSYYTAQYLMSDGTNLALKLKSGAISQSDYDAAIKNMSSIDNKSQINKYLLQPATSQQYNLSVSGGTNNSRYFYSTSYSNENPNIKGNSADRITLTLNNSWKLFNWATFSTNLKGTFFTYKNNGLGLSSLFLPSASTLMPYSLLADNNNKSISYARLDPTWTGALSPVYKDWTYNYLDELANADNLQKNDNYLGTINLQMPLLFGVKASLQYTLERTYSQAQNFLNQNTYYFRNLVNYYTYSTAANNSLGITNGGVLKQSNTNENNHSLRGQLDYDHLFNGIHQISALAGMEMRETNMSQSGFSLYGYNKETGFTNSNINYSNTPTYAYVAGSTPTSYTTFTDGGYPSQYDKRRRFLSYYSNVAYALLDRYSLSASVRYDDYNNFGLDRKYRATPLWSSGLKWILSKESFIQKQSWINNLAFRSSFGVNGNLSLSTYPFTNIGMSSSDQATGQAYATLIAMANPQLRWEKTYVTNLGLDFSLFSRRLNGGIDFYNKRGKDLLYSYYPISSVYVGTVAGGTLTRNMLSMNSKGVDLNLNGIVLTNKDWQWNVGGTFSYNTNKVTDARFIPSLYTSSYSMSPMSIGVLTGYPTDKLLVYRNAGLDANGLTQVYDEKGGIIKATTNTITSFDVFKNAGRTTAPFYGSFNTTLKYKQFSLYAFLTYQFGSVFLKPTISNYITSSYSTKYDLSADIANRWTKPGDEAITNTPGLNGSAMAVTYSQYRYQYSDINVLSGDYIRLRQISLNYELPSALMTKCHLKSAQLGFSVNNLGLLWTANKQGYDPDYVSSVSSSSYSLPASTSYTVSLNINL; encoded by the coding sequence ATGAAAAAAAAGATTATACAAGCGGTATATACGTTAGATTTTTTAGGTAAATTAGTAGACTTAAGTTCTGCAATCAATTTTAAGCGCAAACGGTTTTATGTGCTATTGTGCTTGATGCTTGCAGGTCAACTGTTTTTCACAACAACGGGTTATGCTCAGTCGTTGGAAACTAAAATTACATTTGAATTACATGATAAAACTTTACAGCAGGGACTTAATGAATTAGCAAAACGTTCCGGTTTTAGGGTGGCATATACATTGCCTCAGGTTTCAAGTTATACCAACATTACGGTACCAAAAGACAATCGTACTGTAAGAGAAACGTTGGGATTATTATTGGCAAATACCTCGCTTACATATACTTTGAAGGGTAAAAGTATTTTGGTTTTTGAAAAAGCGAGAGCCAAGTCGACGTCGGATAACTCTAAGTTTTTACTGTTTGGAACTGTGACCGATTTGGAATCAGATCCTTTACCCGGAGTAAGTGTTCGGGTAAGGGGCAGTGACAAAGGAACTATTACAGATGAAAATGGAAGATATTCAATTGAAGTAGAAAAAGGAGATATAATACTCCTTTCTTATATAGGCTTTAATCCAAGAGAGATTATGGCAAAAACCGATGGTGAATTTAATGTTTCGTTGACTCCAAATCAAATTTCGCTGTCAGAGGTTTCGGTGGTGTCTACAGGTTATCAAACACTTCCTAAGGAAAGAGCAACAGGATCTTTTGGAACAATCAGTGCCAAAGATTTGGGCAAAAGTTCAAATGCTAATATCCTACAACGGATAGAAGGTTTGGTTCCCGGTATGCAGATATCACTAACCGGAGGAGACCGCTCTTTTGATTATAACACTAATGGGAAATCAATAAGTTCGGATGTGCGAACTGTAGGGGCGACCGATTACAACGTAATAATAAGGGGAAGCAGTACGTTTTCAGGAGAAAAATTTCCCTTGCTTGTAGTGGATGGAGCTATTTCAGAAATGGATATTTCTAACTTCAACCCAAACGATATTGAAAATATCACGGTGTTGAAAGATGCTGCTGCAGCTTCGATATGGGGAGTTCGTGCTGCCAATGGAGTTATTGTGCTTACAACAAAGAAAGGTGTAATGAACCATGCTCCTCAGATAAACTTTTCATCCAGCTTTATGGTTGCAGATAAGCCTGATTTAGGATATCTGAAAACGATGAATTCCGCTCAGCAGCTTAGTTATGAGAAAGAGTTAGTAGATAGGGGATTCATTACTTCTATGCCTGCTACATCCTATTATACAGCTCAATATCTGATGAGTGATGGAACAAATTTAGCGCTTAAGCTAAAATCCGGTGCGATTAGTCAATCTGACTATGATGCAGCTATAAAAAACATGAGCAGTATTGACAATAAGTCTCAAATAAATAAATATCTACTTCAACCGGCAACCAGTCAGCAGTATAACTTATCGGTAAGTGGTGGTACAAATAATTCACGTTATTTCTATTCGACATCATACAGCAATGAAAACCCTAATATCAAAGGTAACTCTGCAGATCGGATTACTCTGACGTTGAATAATAGTTGGAAATTATTTAATTGGGCGACTTTTTCTACTAATCTAAAAGGAACTTTCTTTACCTATAAGAATAATGGTTTAGGACTTTCTTCTTTATTTCTTCCAAGTGCTAGCACACTCATGCCGTATAGTCTATTGGCAGATAATAACAATAAAAGTATATCGTACGCTAGATTAGATCCGACCTGGACGGGTGCGTTATCTCCGGTTTATAAAGACTGGACTTATAATTATCTGGACGAACTGGCAAATGCGGATAATCTTCAGAAAAATGATAATTACCTTGGTACGATAAATTTGCAGATGCCTCTTTTGTTTGGTGTAAAGGCTTCGTTGCAATATACGTTGGAAAGAACCTATAGCCAAGCACAAAACTTTCTCAATCAGAATACCTATTATTTCCGAAATTTAGTTAACTATTATACTTATTCAACGGCCGCTAACAATAGCTTAGGAATTACAAATGGAGGTGTTTTAAAGCAAAGTAATACGAACGAAAACAATCATAGTTTACGTGGGCAATTAGACTACGACCACCTTTTCAATGGTATCCATCAAATTTCGGCTTTAGCCGGTATGGAGATGCGTGAAACCAATATGAGCCAATCAGGTTTTTCCTTATACGGTTATAATAAGGAAACAGGGTTCACGAACTCCAATATTAACTACAGTAATACACCTACTTATGCATACGTAGCCGGATCTACACCTACTTCGTATACTACATTTACAGATGGTGGTTATCCATCTCAATACGATAAAAGACGTAGATTTTTATCGTACTATAGCAATGTAGCATATGCTTTACTGGATCGCTATTCTTTGTCAGCGAGTGTTCGTTACGATGATTATAACAATTTTGGATTGGATAGAAAATACAGAGCAACTCCTTTGTGGTCTTCAGGGCTGAAGTGGATATTGAGCAAAGAATCATTTATTCAGAAGCAATCGTGGATAAATAATCTGGCTTTCCGCAGTTCCTTTGGGGTGAACGGTAATTTATCATTATCCACTTATCCATTTACAAATATTGGGATGTCAAGTTCCGATCAAGCTACAGGACAAGCATATGCAACCTTAATTGCAATGGCGAATCCTCAGTTGAGATGGGAAAAAACCTATGTAACTAATTTAGGACTGGATTTCAGTTTATTTAGTCGCAGACTAAATGGAGGAATCGATTTTTATAACAAAAGAGGTAAAGATTTACTATATTCCTATTACCCTATTAGTAGTGTTTATGTAGGTACTGTTGCTGGTGGTACACTTACCCGCAATATGCTTTCAATGAATTCGAAAGGTGTTGATCTGAACTTAAATGGTATTGTTCTGACTAATAAGGACTGGCAATGGAATGTTGGAGGAACATTTTCGTATAATACCAATAAAGTAACGGATGCACGTTTTATTCCAAGTCTCTATACAAGCTCCTACAGTATGTCACCTATGAGTATTGGTGTTTTAACTGGTTATCCTACCGATAAGTTGTTAGTGTATCGGAACGCAGGCTTAGATGCTAATGGACTTACCCAGGTATATGATGAAAAAGGTGGGATTATTAAGGCAACCACAAACACCATTACTTCTTTTGATGTGTTTAAAAATGCAGGTCGTACCACTGCTCCTTTTTATGGAAGCTTTAATACAACATTGAAATATAAACAGTTTAGCCTGTATGCGTTTTTGACGTATCAATTTGGGAGTGTGTTTCTTAAACCAACCATTTCAAACTATATAACATCTTCTTATTCTACTAAATATGATTTAAGTGCAGATATAGCAAACAGATGGACAAAGCCTGGTGATGAGGCTATAACGAACACTCCGGGACTTAATGGAAGTGCTATGGCAGTTACCTACAGTCAGTATCGATATCAATATTCAGATATCAATGTTTTATCGGGTGATTATATTCGCCTGAGACAAATATCGCTTAATTATGAACTGCCTTCTGCATTAATGACTAAATGTCATTTGAAGAGTGCTCAGTTAGGTTTTTCGGTAAATAACCTGGGTTTACTTTGGACAGCTAACAAACAAGGTTATGATCCTGATTATGTTTCATCTGTAAGTAGCTCATCATACAGTCTGCCTGCGTCAACCTCTTATACAGTTTCTTTGAATATTAATTTATAA
- a CDS encoding RagB/SusD family nutrient uptake outer membrane protein, which produces MKSQLYIILSAFLCLSFVGCEKYVDIKTQGKLVPGDIDNYRYLLNNTSGYEMGPRLTDIASDDVELVDGSTQYLALSSSDNYGYWPKAYTWQAVIYPIGNYQSDDDWNSMYNTVTYSNVVINEVPTSKGGTESQKAALIAEALVHRADAYLMLVNKYAKPYKASTAVSDLGVPMILTETTEQSLKRPSIQAVYDQIIADLKKAIPSLPLKQLYTTLPSKPSAYGELARTYLCMNDYANAKLYADSALLYRSTLNDLSTITALSSTTYPRRISDPEILLSKTVYGGVSAYTPYALRLSSSLLTLLGTKDQRYNLFTTAAANISSSYTAAGGRFFYKDRALNEGRNIGPSVPEMMLIEAEYYARNNKPEIAMDWLNALRKKRFKAADYVDLSATDLNDALKKVIDERHREFFCRMLRWWDMRRLKDDPMFAQTYTRTLAGITYTLAPTSNRYIFSIPAYQIKLSPEMEQNPE; this is translated from the coding sequence ATGAAATCTCAATTATATATTATACTGTCCGCATTTCTCTGTCTGTCATTCGTTGGGTGTGAAAAATACGTGGACATCAAAACTCAGGGAAAATTAGTTCCCGGGGATATTGATAATTATCGTTATTTACTGAATAATACTTCTGGGTATGAAATGGGGCCAAGGTTAACAGATATTGCCTCTGATGATGTTGAACTTGTCGATGGTAGTACACAGTATCTAGCATTGAGCAGTAGTGATAATTATGGCTATTGGCCAAAAGCATATACATGGCAAGCAGTTATTTATCCGATTGGAAATTATCAGTCGGACGATGACTGGAATTCCATGTACAATACAGTAACATATTCGAATGTAGTGATTAATGAAGTGCCTACGAGCAAAGGGGGAACAGAATCTCAAAAAGCTGCACTGATAGCAGAAGCTCTTGTACACAGAGCAGATGCATACTTAATGTTGGTAAATAAATATGCAAAACCATATAAAGCAAGTACAGCAGTCAGCGATTTAGGTGTGCCAATGATATTGACGGAAACAACCGAGCAGTCACTTAAGCGTCCGTCAATTCAAGCTGTTTACGATCAGATTATTGCGGATTTGAAAAAAGCGATTCCTTCATTGCCTCTCAAGCAGTTATACACTACTTTACCGTCAAAACCTTCGGCTTACGGTGAACTAGCCCGTACATATTTGTGCATGAATGATTATGCCAATGCCAAACTATATGCCGATAGCGCTTTGTTGTATAGAAGTACGCTGAATGATTTGAGCACTATTACAGCACTATCCTCTACTACTTATCCAAGGAGGATCAGTGATCCTGAAATTCTATTGTCAAAGACAGTATATGGTGGTGTTTCTGCTTATACACCCTATGCTTTGAGGTTGAGCAGTAGCTTATTGACATTATTGGGAACGAAAGACCAACGGTATAACTTGTTTACTACGGCAGCAGCAAATATATCAAGCTCATACACTGCTGCGGGCGGACGTTTTTTCTATAAAGACAGAGCTTTGAACGAAGGACGCAATATAGGCCCCAGCGTTCCGGAAATGATGCTTATTGAGGCTGAGTATTATGCTCGTAATAACAAACCGGAAATAGCAATGGATTGGCTGAACGCTTTACGGAAAAAACGATTTAAAGCTGCTGATTATGTGGATTTGTCTGCAACAGATTTGAACGATGCGCTTAAAAAGGTGATAGATGAACGTCATCGTGAGTTCTTCTGTCGTATGCTGCGTTGGTGGGATATGAGACGATTGAAAGATGATCCGATGTTTGCGCAGACATATACCAGAACGTTAGCAGGAATAACCTATACGCTTGCTCCAACTAGTAATCGTTACATATTCTCTATTCCAGCTTATCAAATAAAGCTAAGTCCTGAAATGGAGCAAAATCCGGAATGA
- a CDS encoding TlpA family protein disulfide reductase produces the protein MTRIKMVLLHLSLALGLSLSAFAQTEKAVVLNPEKPQPGGKLEISYNAKESSLGDSKDVKGTVYLYCNYKWITKDLSLNYESNNWKGTLDVPSDCGLLALKFKSNGKIDNNGNNGYVWMLQKADQSSMPGANAAWGLMRSPDYGYAIPNYIDLEKFAVNDTVTYMWINNEIVKNSVSAAPMAMLFANSLYRSHVDGAEQRMKNIAAFLIKQNTEESLVNAAVIYKNLLGMAQPADSLTKVILGRYPKGSIARLNAYRAASKQTDMKKKRQALAQFLIDFPESPADAQYNENNMINYDKAYEMIVLIDTMDKNYSSLQTYLNQLSFGASITLFYKLIQIPHDRKDIPDQELYQYAKLLVDHMESIKSVKPARYYYLSPNEWEEQWQDDMARTVLITYIDLLKNVGKNKEALSYALQAQQSFNYTVADVNNSMISLLTETGDKEGLKKLLIGALYNNQVTPLMLDLLKKEYVAEHNSEAGFDEFVKSHKDPKLVAKELKSLDGNRREGVMPAWKMMDIDGKLIDSNNIKGKTYVLDFWSSWCVPCKASFPGMKLAVERYKNDPSVEFYFVDTEEHSADYKAAAIKYIKDNNYPFHVLFDNKVKGAKINDEVFSRIAKAFTISGIPQKIFVDGNGNVQFISIGYKGSPSELADEISGMVELTKSIK, from the coding sequence ATGACCAGAATAAAAATGGTGCTACTTCACTTAAGTTTGGCCTTGGGGCTAAGCTTAAGTGCGTTTGCACAGACAGAAAAGGCTGTTGTACTAAATCCCGAAAAACCACAGCCCGGGGGAAAGCTTGAAATAAGCTATAATGCAAAAGAGAGTTCACTTGGCGATTCTAAAGACGTCAAGGGAACGGTTTATCTGTATTGTAATTACAAATGGATAACTAAAGATTTATCGCTGAATTATGAATCCAACAACTGGAAAGGAACATTGGATGTTCCTTCTGATTGCGGACTTCTTGCCCTTAAATTTAAATCAAATGGTAAGATAGACAATAATGGGAATAATGGATACGTGTGGATGCTTCAAAAAGCAGATCAGTCTTCTATGCCTGGTGCTAATGCGGCGTGGGGATTAATGCGCTCTCCCGATTACGGATATGCAATTCCAAATTATATCGATTTAGAAAAGTTTGCTGTAAACGATACCGTTACTTATATGTGGATAAATAACGAAATTGTCAAAAATTCCGTGTCTGCAGCTCCTATGGCTATGCTTTTTGCTAATTCTTTATACAGAAGTCATGTTGATGGTGCTGAGCAACGTATGAAGAATATAGCTGCCTTTTTGATAAAGCAAAATACAGAAGAAAGCCTTGTTAACGCTGCTGTTATTTACAAAAACCTGCTGGGAATGGCGCAGCCTGCCGATTCGCTGACTAAAGTAATACTGGGAAGATATCCAAAGGGATCCATTGCACGATTAAATGCTTACAGAGCTGCAAGTAAACAAACAGATATGAAGAAAAAACGCCAGGCGTTGGCTCAATTTCTGATAGATTTCCCTGAATCACCGGCGGATGCTCAATACAACGAAAACAATATGATTAATTACGATAAAGCATACGAAATGATTGTTCTTATTGATACTATGGATAAGAATTACAGTAGTTTGCAAACGTATTTAAATCAGCTTTCGTTTGGTGCGTCTATAACCTTATTTTACAAACTGATTCAAATTCCTCATGATAGGAAAGATATTCCCGATCAGGAGTTGTACCAGTATGCTAAATTACTTGTAGACCACATGGAAAGCATTAAGTCTGTAAAACCTGCCCGATACTATTATTTATCTCCGAATGAGTGGGAAGAACAATGGCAGGATGATATGGCAAGAACTGTTTTGATTACGTATATTGATTTACTGAAAAATGTTGGCAAAAACAAAGAAGCACTGTCTTACGCGTTGCAGGCTCAGCAATCGTTCAATTATACTGTGGCCGATGTGAATAATAGCATGATTTCATTGTTGACTGAAACAGGTGATAAAGAAGGGCTCAAAAAGCTACTGATTGGAGCCTTGTATAATAACCAGGTAACGCCTCTGATGCTTGATTTGCTGAAGAAAGAATACGTTGCAGAACATAATTCAGAAGCAGGTTTTGATGAATTTGTCAAATCGCACAAAGACCCGAAGCTGGTTGCTAAAGAGTTGAAATCGTTGGACGGAAATAGACGTGAAGGTGTAATGCCGGCCTGGAAAATGATGGATATTGATGGAAAGTTGATAGATTCTAATAATATAAAAGGAAAGACTTATGTACTTGACTTTTGGTCCTCTTGGTGCGTACCTTGTAAAGCATCTTTCCCCGGAATGAAGTTAGCTGTAGAAAGATACAAAAACGATCCTAGTGTGGAATTTTATTTTGTCGATACAGAAGAACACAGTGCTGATTATAAAGCGGCAGCCATAAAGTATATTAAAGACAATAACTATCCGTTCCATGTTCTGTTTGACAATAAGGTAAAGGGAGCCAAAATAAATGATGAGGTTTTTAGTCGTATAGCTAAAGCTTTTACCATATCCGGAATTCCACAGAAGATTTTTGTTGATGGCAATGGCAATGTTCAGTTCATTTCTATAGGTTATAAAGGTAGCCCTAGCGAATTGGCCGATGAAATATCAGGAATGGTAGAACTAACAAAAAGTATCAAATAA